GAAGACTCCGGAGGCTCCTCAGGTATCTTCTcccagctggaaagctgcccagggctgagaagggtttgggggggcacagggaaggaggaagcaACTTGTACTGCATATAGAGCTCAAATCCTGGACACGAGAGGTTGATGGAGCCACTGAGTCCAGATAGAAGCAGCTGGTTAAGTTCCCTTTATAGGTTTgggtgttttgtgtttgttttttttttttttaacttttcttttttgttgggggtttttttttcctattttttgcACTTTTCGGAAGAGAATTGTTAAAATGCCAATTCTTGACGTGACCAAGGTCTCCGGAACAATGCATAAGagccttctcccctccctctctgaAAGGCTTCTAGTTCCCCCCACCGAGGGCACTAGGACGCTGCTGAAAAGGGCACAGAACTGGATGAGATTTCGGCTGATTTCACAATGGTGATGACACTGGTGGTGGCAACTTTGGTCGGGGTAATAGGCCCTCGCGCCACAGTACGAGCAAAGGTCTGGAGTGCTTCGTACTTGGAGCGCAAGGCGTCCAGCTCTAGCTTcatgctgctgttttctctggCCAGCTTCTCCACCTCTTGCTGCAGCTCGACCCgctgcctctccagctcctctttcTGAGTCACACGCTTGATGCGGCAGCTGGCAGCGTAGCCCCGGTTCTTCAGCGTGCGTCTCCGCTGCTTCAGACGGATCACCTCCTCTTTGGTGAGACCCCTCAGGTGCTGGTTCAGCTCCCGTACGGACATTGAGACGAGTTCATCATCACTCAGCACTGGGGCATTCTCTCCTGACTCCTCCTTTACCTGCAAATACCAACAGCAGAGGGGTAGCAGCGACCCTAGGTGAATGGATGCTCTGGATAGGGAAAAGAGGCAGGCCAGCCCTCAGCAATAGGACACCCCTAACTGGAGAACACCCCTTGAAGCACTGTAGAGAGCACATGAAAAGAGGCAGGCCAGCCTTCAGCAGTAGGACACCCCTAACTGGAGAACACCCCTTGAAGCACTGTAGAGAGCACGTGCTCCCCTAAAACACCAGGGTGACACGTGGCAGAGATCCGAGCACTGCTCTTGTCTGCATTTGGGTCAGCCTCTTAAGCCAGAGAAAGCAGGGAGCCTTAGACACCCTGTGTGAACTCAACAGTCAGATTTTTAAGGAGAGAAATGTAAAGCAGACTGATGCCCTGTGTGTTTCTTTGTCAGGACCAAGAATTCACACTGAATGCTAAAGGTGACACTTTTTCTCAGCATTATGCTAGGACAACATCAGAGCATCTCAAAAGCTCAACAGCCAGTTGTACACAGGGGTTAGTTCAGCactttgtggctttttgtttaaGTCTGCTCATCCAAGTAGTGTGCAAAACTAACACTGCTTGGCTTCAAGGACCAAAGCTTAATTTGGTTTCCCTGGTGCACAGGCTAGACTCTGAAGTTACATGAGAAAGACATCAAGGCCTCCTGCCTTTTTCTCAAGTGGTTTGCTTTCACTATTTTCAGGATCATCGAATCATTTGAATTAGAAtagacctttcagatcattaAGAGCAGAACCTTTAAGCCATCATCCTTTTGTCTCTTCAGAGACTGCAGAACATCTGGAATGAAGAactaaaacactgaaaagaaactgcaacAACACACACCCAACCCATGCACAGACCACCACCAAGCTGGTATGTCCAAGGCATTTACTGTCTCTTGGATTTGAGAGACACCAGCTGGACACATCCTTTCCCTGGTGCCTCCCAGTCCTGAGAGCAGAAGTACTTCATTGGCAGTACCTGGCAGCACTGGTTTCAGGATGCTGCCAGTACTTGCTATAGTCCAAAGTCTCTTGGATAGCAAATGGGATACTCTAGCACTCACGCCATCCAAGAgactttacatttatttttgggTATTGTCAGCATTTTTCTATCCTTACCTCACCTATGGATAGTGGGAAATTGTATCAGCATCTATTTTTAAGAATCTAATGCAAGGAAAAGAACAGCTGTGTATGACCAACAGAGTCCAGTTCTGCGACAGCCACCCCAGCCACTCAGCATCACCCACTCAGCTTTCTTCCCTACCTTTAATGCCTTGTTCGGTTTGGGATTAGTCGTCATAACCTGAGCACAGTCTTCCGGACAAAACTGCTCAGAAAttgcaactgaaaaaaaccaaaacaaaacaaaatgttcagGTTACAATTATCTCAGAGAGGAAGGTAAGAAGACAGCCAACACATGGTCCAAGCCCCCAGACTCAACCACCACCAACAGAAATAACCCCAGAGTTGTCTGAAGCACTGGGATGGATTCAGGGATCTGTTTACTCTGTTCAGGTCCAAGAAAGGGAAATTTGTGTTGACAAATGCATTGCTTTCTCACGTTAAGGACCTTGTATTTTGTTATGAAATACACTATGATTAAGCAGGGAagacagggcagggaggggggtaAAGGACACCAGGTCCCATCTGTAACCAGCACACAGCACCTTGCAATATGTCAGTCCTTCTCATGGGAGCAGAGTGCGGCCTCCCAGGCTCAGCCACTTGCTCACCTCCCTCCGGAGGAATCCCAGACGCTCAGAATGGCCCATTAGGCCCTGAATTAAGAGTTACCTCGGCTCATAAAAGGCACTGAAAAGCCACAAGACAACAACTCCCTTCATTCTTATTTTGATTATTATTAACCCGGCTGGAAATTGAATCAGCAACCCAGAAAGAAGCTGTCTGGTTTGTAACCTGCTTTCAGTGCCGTCCCCACCCAAAGGAGACGCTaccagaaaacccaaacaacagaa
The Calypte anna isolate BGI_N300 chromosome 14, bCalAnn1_v1.p, whole genome shotgun sequence DNA segment above includes these coding regions:
- the MAFK gene encoding transcription factor MafK isoform X1; translated protein: MRQGLLEMCPGWGSVPEEERRERLSEALENAAHTSCFAISEQFCPEDCAQVMTTNPKPNKALKVKEESGENAPVLSDDELVSMSVRELNQHLRGLTKEEVIRLKQRRRTLKNRGYAASCRIKRVTQKEELERQRVELQQEVEKLARENSSMKLELDALRSKYEALQTFARTVARGPITPTKVATTSVITIVKSAEISSSSVPFSAAS
- the MAFK gene encoding transcription factor MafK isoform X2: MTTNPKPNKALKVKEESGENAPVLSDDELVSMSVRELNQHLRGLTKEEVIRLKQRRRTLKNRGYAASCRIKRVTQKEELERQRVELQQEVEKLARENSSMKLELDALRSKYEALQTFARTVARGPITPTKVATTSVITIVKSAEISSSSVPFSAAS